The Malus domestica chromosome 10, GDT2T_hap1 genome contains a region encoding:
- the LOC114827801 gene encoding putative F-box protein At1g47790, which translates to MMCYYQRRKRPTQVSSELPFEIISEILSWLPVLSLLKFKCVCKQWFLLLQDYKFIAKHSNQTCCILSPYYHCEWENKSIVTVSDKKYELKGYCSGLSLEKSTTSQVCRIRNPATRKVLYLPDAHDEGSKELMDLGLNSLTGECKVFRVYFDTAQEQVGIEVITIGKDEMWRPLHKQNKNWLGRGKPVLKQSRCGADKVEWALHLPEIITEGRKLCLQIHSLDLWSERLTTTTLPQGAFIDLENLWPFLWDNRPAVAGIVGGDLHILVLVDFKEHKWSQNKIIFPLKNLEVDDTILTDKIALIQGRSNQLVFLNGEQLISYDIEKKTVKVFANLESLKERIPRLKSTLVTLKEMTSEIKGAQD; encoded by the coding sequence ATGATGTGTTACTACCAACGAAGAAAAAGGCCGACACAAGTATCGTCAGAGCTTCCTTTTGAAATTATCAGTGAGATTTTGAGTTGGCTTCCTGTATTGTCTTTGTTGAAATTCAAGTGCGTGTGCAAGCAATGGTTTTTGTTGCTTCAAGACTACAAGTTCATTGCAAAGCATAGCAATCAGACCTGTTGCATCCTCTCACCTTACTATCATTGCGAATGGGAAAACAAATCGATTGTCACTGTTAGTGATAAAAAGTATGAGCTCAAAGGTTACTGTTCTGGCTTGTCTTTGGAGAAGAGCACAACATCTCAAGTTTGCCGCATTAGAAATCCTGCGACCCGCAAAGTACTCTACTTGCCAGATGCACACGATGAGGGTTCCAAAGAATTAATGGACCTCGGTTTGAATTCACTCACTGGTGAGTGTAAAGTGTTCCGTGTCTATTTCGATACGGCACAGGAACAGGTAGGTATTGAAGTGATAACAATTGGAAAGGATGAAATGTGGAGACCTTTgcacaaacaaaacaagaattGGCTGGGACGAGGCAAACCGGTGCTGAAACAATCTCGCTGTGGGGCAGATAAGGTTGAATGGGCTCTTCACTTACCCGAAATTATAACCGAGGGACGTAAGTTGTGCTTACAAATTCATTCTCTTGATCTGTGGAGTGAACGTCTCACCACTACTACTCTGCCTCAAGGAGCTTTCATAGATTTGGAGAATCTCTGGCCTTTTCTTTGGGATAATCGTCCAGCCGTTGCTGGTATAGTAGGGGGGGACCTTCACATCTTGGTGTTAGTAGACTTCAAGGAGCACAAATGGAGTCAAAACAAGATCATCTTTCCCTTGAAAAATTTAGAGGTCGACGACACAATTTTGACGGATAAAATTGCACTCATACAAGGTCGTTCAAATCAACTCGTGTTTCTAAACGGAGAACAACTTATTTCATATGACATTGAAAAAAAGACTGTTAAGGTTTTTGCCAATTTAGAATCCCTGAAGGAACGAATACCTCGACTTAAGTCAACCCTCGTTACTCTCAAGGAAATGACATCAGAAATTAAAGGAGCACAAGACTAG